A portion of the Ascaphus truei isolate aAscTru1 chromosome 14, aAscTru1.hap1, whole genome shotgun sequence genome contains these proteins:
- the SEPTIN2 gene encoding septin-2 isoform X2: MSKQQAQFSNPETPGYVGFANLPNQVHRKSVRKGFEFTLMVVGESGLGKSTLINSLFLTDLYPERVVPGAADKIERTVEIEASTVEIEERGVKLRLTVVDTPGYGDAMNCEECFQPIISYVDDQFERYLHDESGLNRRHIVDNRVHCCFYFISPFGHGLKPLDVQFMKALHNRVNIVPVIAKADTLTLKERERLKRRVLDEIEEHGIKIYQLPDAESDEDEDFKEQTRLLKASIPFSVVGSNQLIEAKGKKVRGRLYPWGVVEVENPEHNDFLKLRTMLITHMQDLQEVTQDLHYENFRSERLKRGGRKVENVEANKDQILQEKEAELRRMQEMIVRMQAQMQIQRHGGDGDAQHV, from the exons Atgtcaaag CAACAGGCTCAGTTCTCCAACCCCGAGACCCCTGGGTACGTCGGCTTCGCCAATCTCCCGAACCAGGTGCACCGCAAGTCTGTGAGGAAGGGCTTTGAGTTCACCCTGATGGTTGTGG gTGAGTCTGGATTGGGGAAATCCACTCTGATTAACAGCCTGTTCCTGACAGATCTGTATCCCGAACGTGTGGTGCCCGGTGCAGCAG ATAAGATTGAACGGACGGTGGAGATAGAAGCCTCCACTGTAGAgatagaggagaggggggtgaagcTGCGTCTTACTGTGGTCGATACTCCAGGTTATGGAGATGCCATGAACTGTGAGGAATG TTTTCAGCCCATCATTTCCTACGTGGATGATCAGTTTGAGCGCTACCTGCACGACGAGAGTGGCCTGAACCGGCGTCATATTGTGGATAACCGTGTGCACTGCTGCTTCTACTTCATCTCCCCCTTTGGTCACGG CCTGAAGCCCCTCGATGTGCAGTTTATGAAGGCTTTGCACAACAGGGTGAACATTGTCCCTGTCATCGCCAAAGCCGATACCCTGACTCTGAAGGAGCGCGAGAGACTCAAGCGAAGA GTACTGGACGAGATAGAAGAGCATGGGATAAAGATCTATCAGCTGCCGGATGCAGAGTCTGATGAAGACGAAGACTTCAAGGAGCAGACAAGACTcctcaag GCCAGCATCCCCTTTTCTGTCGTTGGGTCCAACCAGCTCATTGAGGCCAAAGGTAAAAAGGTCAGGGGTCGCCTGTACCCCTGGGGAGTGGTGGAAGTGGAGAACCCAGAACACAATGACTTTCTGAAGCTGAGGACCATGCTGAT CACACACATGCAGGACCTGCAGGAGGTGACCCAGGACCTGCATTACGAAAACTTTCGCTCAGAGCGACTCAAGAGAGGTGGCAG GAAGGTGGAGAATGTGGAGGCGAATAAAGACCAGATACTGCAGGAAAAGGAAGCGGAG CTGCGTCGCATGCAGGAAATGATTGTGAGGATGCAGGCCCAGATGCAGATCCAGAGACACGGAGGAGACGGGGACGCGCAACACGTGTAA
- the SEPTIN2 gene encoding septin-2 isoform X1 yields the protein MTKNSNACQLRNTSGTWVVCVSQTAYTCGFRRLCWFLHGFSHCFNMSKQQAQFSNPETPGYVGFANLPNQVHRKSVRKGFEFTLMVVGESGLGKSTLINSLFLTDLYPERVVPGAADKIERTVEIEASTVEIEERGVKLRLTVVDTPGYGDAMNCEECFQPIISYVDDQFERYLHDESGLNRRHIVDNRVHCCFYFISPFGHGLKPLDVQFMKALHNRVNIVPVIAKADTLTLKERERLKRRVLDEIEEHGIKIYQLPDAESDEDEDFKEQTRLLKASIPFSVVGSNQLIEAKGKKVRGRLYPWGVVEVENPEHNDFLKLRTMLITHMQDLQEVTQDLHYENFRSERLKRGGRKVENVEANKDQILQEKEAELRRMQEMIVRMQAQMQIQRHGGDGDAQHV from the exons ATGACCAAGAATTCAAATGCTTGCCAGTTGCGAAACACTTCAGGGACATGGGTCGTTTGCGTGTCACAGACTGCTTACACATGCGGTTTTCGCAGGCTTTGCTGGTTCCTACACGG GTTTTCACACTGCTTCAACAtgtcaaag CAACAGGCTCAGTTCTCCAACCCCGAGACCCCTGGGTACGTCGGCTTCGCCAATCTCCCGAACCAGGTGCACCGCAAGTCTGTGAGGAAGGGCTTTGAGTTCACCCTGATGGTTGTGG gTGAGTCTGGATTGGGGAAATCCACTCTGATTAACAGCCTGTTCCTGACAGATCTGTATCCCGAACGTGTGGTGCCCGGTGCAGCAG ATAAGATTGAACGGACGGTGGAGATAGAAGCCTCCACTGTAGAgatagaggagaggggggtgaagcTGCGTCTTACTGTGGTCGATACTCCAGGTTATGGAGATGCCATGAACTGTGAGGAATG TTTTCAGCCCATCATTTCCTACGTGGATGATCAGTTTGAGCGCTACCTGCACGACGAGAGTGGCCTGAACCGGCGTCATATTGTGGATAACCGTGTGCACTGCTGCTTCTACTTCATCTCCCCCTTTGGTCACGG CCTGAAGCCCCTCGATGTGCAGTTTATGAAGGCTTTGCACAACAGGGTGAACATTGTCCCTGTCATCGCCAAAGCCGATACCCTGACTCTGAAGGAGCGCGAGAGACTCAAGCGAAGA GTACTGGACGAGATAGAAGAGCATGGGATAAAGATCTATCAGCTGCCGGATGCAGAGTCTGATGAAGACGAAGACTTCAAGGAGCAGACAAGACTcctcaag GCCAGCATCCCCTTTTCTGTCGTTGGGTCCAACCAGCTCATTGAGGCCAAAGGTAAAAAGGTCAGGGGTCGCCTGTACCCCTGGGGAGTGGTGGAAGTGGAGAACCCAGAACACAATGACTTTCTGAAGCTGAGGACCATGCTGAT CACACACATGCAGGACCTGCAGGAGGTGACCCAGGACCTGCATTACGAAAACTTTCGCTCAGAGCGACTCAAGAGAGGTGGCAG GAAGGTGGAGAATGTGGAGGCGAATAAAGACCAGATACTGCAGGAAAAGGAAGCGGAG CTGCGTCGCATGCAGGAAATGATTGTGAGGATGCAGGCCCAGATGCAGATCCAGAGACACGGAGGAGACGGGGACGCGCAACACGTGTAA